The Streptococcus oralis genome segment TTTTATGGTGCTTTTTAGCTTTATCTTTTTAGCCTTAAAATTAAATACAGCTTTATCATTTATTGCTGCTATGGGAACAAGCTTCGCACTTTTACAACTTCAACGAAAGATGATGAAACGAAAAATTTCAAAATAAAGGTTGGTACCACTACCAACCTCTTTTCTAGTTATCAAAAAAGACAGTTTTAAAACTGTCTTTTTTATTTATTCTTACGTTTTGAAGGAGATTGAATAGCGATCTTAACTTCAAAAATTGTTCCTCTAGGTTTGTTATCTTTTACGCTAATCGTTCCTCGTAAGGCATCTACGATCTGCTTGGCCAAAGATAGTCCTAGACCAAAACCACCTTTCTGACGGGTTCTCGCCTTGTCTACACGATAAAAGCGGTCAAAGATTTTCTTCTTATCGGCAGCTGAGATCCCAATTCCATTATCTGTTACTGTAAGATAGAGATGGCGATCTGTGGCATGAACTACAAACTCAATCTTGCCATCCTCTTCGGTATACTTGATGGCATTATCAAACAAGATGGTCATGAGCTGTTTTAGGAGCAACTGATCGGTCATGAATGGGCGATAAACTCGATTTTCATAGTCAAAAACACGATCATTTTCAGAAGCAATCAACTCATAGTTGGCAAAGGTTGTTTTAAAGAATTGTGGAGAAACTTCTGCTATTTCTGGTTTGATCCCATCGTCTCGACGTGCTAGATTGAGAAGGTTGGTCGTGAGGAAACGCATGTTGCGAACTTCTTCAAGGCTAGAAGCAATACTTTCGCTGGATTCCATAATCGTCGCTTCTGGTTTTCGAAAGAGAGTCTCTAAACGATTTTGTAAAACAGCCAAGGGCGTTCTCAGTTCGTGACTCGCATTTTCAACAAAGGACTTCTGCTTTTGCATGCTTTCCAATAGGGGTTTGACACTGACACGTGCCAGGTAAACACTGGCAATTAAAGACAGGAGCCAGAAACTAGCCATCACTACAACAATTAAATGCTCGTGATTTTGGCTGATTTGCTCAAGCTGGCTGGTATTGATTAGAACCGCCGCATATTTGACATTACTTGATACGGTGGAAGAGTTGGTTTCCATCAAGACCATTCGATAGGTTTCTTCCTGACCATAGCTGTTGACAACTTGAATTTGCCGAATATGATTCAACTCTTTCTTGTCCAGCTTGATTTTGTCCAAGCCTAAAAAGCGATTGCCCAGTAAGAGTTGGTTAAAATCCTTGTCAAAAAGCAAAACTTCTGTATTGGAGCTAACATTGGGCTTGATTTCAGCCTTGCTGGCATCCGCTGTTGCTGGTTGAATATCCTTGACTTCCTCAGTTGCCCGATTAAGGGCTAACTGGATAACCGCTTGGGGACTACTACTAAGAGCTTGTAGTTTTTCATCTACAGAAGTGTAGAGACTCGAGTGCATGACCTGGAGGATAATCAAGGTCATAGCAGAGAAGATTAGGGTGAACACTCCAAAGTTTCGAATGAAATAGCTGAAATCATCCGCATACCATGTTTTTTTTAGTTTATTGAACATCTTTTAAAATATACCCGACACTACGCAAGGTTTGAAGATTTTCAGCAAAGGCTGTTCCCTTCAGTTTCTTACGAACTTTTGAAACATAGACTTCTACAACGGAAATAGTCGTATCACTATCAAATCCCCATAGACGGTCAAAAATCTGTGTCTTGGGAAGAATAACATTTTGATTTTGAAGGAAGTAAACCAATAACTCAAACTCTTTTCCGAGTAGTTCCACAGGAGTATCTTCCACCTTCACTTCATTCGTTGAAAGGTTGACGACAATATCCCCATAGGTCAAGGTGTTTTCGTTAAACTTACCTGAACGTTTGAGAAGGGCTTGGATCCGCATTTTGAGTTCTTCTAGATAAAAAGGTTTGGTGAGGTAGTCATCCGCTCCCAACTCAAAACCATGTCCCTTGTCATCCAAACTTTCCTTAGCAGTCATGATAAGGACTGGTGTCGTAATTCCTTTTTCGCGCAACTCTTTCAAAACTTGGAATCCATTTTTTTCAGGCAACATCAGGTCAAGCAAAATCAAGTCATAGACGCCACTTTCAGCTTCGTAGAGACCTTCTTCTCCATCAAAGACCTGCATGACATCTGCAAAATCATCTAAAAAGTCAAATACTGAGTTTGACAGACCCAGGTCATCTTCTACTAATAAGATTTTTATCATCAGAAACTCCTCCTTGTTATGATTATTATACCAAAATTGCCTTAAAAAAAACTCAACTCTCTCTCGTTTTCAGAAAGAAAGTTGAGTTTTTTATTTACATTTCGAATGAATTAAGCTTTGCCATATTGGGCTACAACAGCTTCGACTGCTGCTTTTTCACGATTAATCAATTCTACGCGGGCTGCAATATCCTTGATTCCCATACCGATATTACGACTGAGAGCGAGGTCAGAGAGTTGCGGCTCAAAGAAGGCCTTGTATTCTGCCAAGCGCTCTTCTGTTTTAAAGATATGCGATGGGAAGATGACAAAGCTATCAAAACTCATGTCGCCACCAAGAGCTGCCTTGATCCAATCCCAGTTTTCACGCGCCCATACCCAAACAGTTTCTTGAGTTGCTTGGTGTCCGAGGAATTGGAGGTACCATGAAGAAAGGTCTTGTGGTTTCACGACAAATTTATCTTTCCAAGTTGCAAGTAAAGTTTGGATGTTGTCAGCACCCTTGCTGTGAGCGAGAGCTGCTGCCAACTGACGTTGGAAGACCGCATCCGTCGCATGAGTGTAGAGGTCAAGATAAGTTGCGACCAAATCCTTGGTCTCATGGTGTTTCATTTCATTGATGAGAACTTGAGCACGAATTGCTGCTGGAAGTCCTGCAAGATTATCCTTGTGAGCTGCAAAGATTTGACTAGCGACTTGACTAGCTTCTGCATCATTGGAGCGAATCATCATGGAAATGGTCAACTGACGAACCAATTCGTCTTCATCTGATTCACCATCTTTAGCTTCAAAACCAAGACGGTCATAGTTGTGACGAGCCAATTTAGCAACGAGTGTATTAAAGGCTTTCTCAGTTTCCGTTCCTTCATCGATAAAACGCTCAAGGGCAGAAATCACTTGAGAAATAGCTGAAACCACTAGATAAGACTCTTCCTTAGCAAGTTTATCAAGGACTGGAAGCAAGTCTGCATAAGAAATGTGCCCTGCTTCAGCCAACAAACGACGTTCTTGAACGATTTGCAGTTTGCTTGTGTTATCAAGTGTCTCTAACTCAGCAAGAACAGCTTCTAACAAGTCTCCTTGATAGTCGGTAATATAGTGGGCTGTATTTTCCGTGTTGAGACGAAGGGCGCCCTTGTTTTCAGCAAGAAGAGCTGCGTAGCCAGGGATTTCGATACTTTCAGTTTCGAGTGTATCTGGCAAGCCTTTCCAGTTGCTGTTGAGTGGCACAACCCAGAGACGGTTCTTGTCTTCGTGCTCACCGATAAAGAATTGTTTTTGTGAAATCTTCAAGACATCATTTTCAACTTTGACAGTGAGAACTGGGTAACCAGGTTGCTCCAACCAAGAATCCATGAAGGCTGCAACATCACGGCCTGACGCTTGACCAAGAGCATTCCAAAGGTCACGACCAATGGTATTTCCGTATTGGTGTTTTTCAAAGTAAGCATGCAAACCTTTGGCAAAATCAGCATCGCCGAGCCAACGACGAAGCATGTGCATGAGGCGGCTTCCTTTGGCATAGACGATAGCTCCGTCAAAGAGGGTATTGATTTCGTCTGGGTGTTTAACTTCGACGTGGACAGACTGAACGCCATCCGTCGCATCACGTTTAAGTGCTCCCGGCACACCACCTGTTTGGAAGTCTTCAAAGATATTCCAAGTTGGCTCGATGGCATCGACACAGACGTATTCCATCATGTTAGCGAAGCTTTCATTAAGCCAGAGGTCATCCCACCATTTCATAGTCACGAGGTTTCCAAACCATTGGTGGGCCAACTCATGTGCTACAACTAGGGCAACTTGTTGACGGCTAGCAAAAGTTGAGTTCTCATCCACAACCAAGTAAACTTCACGGTAAGTAACAAGACCCCAGTTTTCCATAGCACCAGCTGAGAAGTCAGGAAGGGCGATGTGAAGTGATTGAGGGATTGGATACTTAACTCCATAGTAATCTTCGTAAAACTCGATCGAGCGAACGGCGATGTCTAGTGAGAAATCGAGGTTAGATAGTGGGTGGGCTTTCGTTGAGTAGACACCGACGAGGGTACCGTTTTTAGTTTTCGCTGTTACCCCTTGCAAATCACCTGCTACAAAGGCCAACAAGTAAGAAGACATGCGAGGTGTTGTCTCGAACTTCCAGATGCCTGTTTCCTTGCGGTTTTCTACATCAATCTCAGGCATGTTTGACAAGGCAACTTCACCTTCTGCTTGGTCAAAACGAAGAGAGAGATCAAAGGTTGCTTTGGCTTCAGGTTCGTCCACACATGGGAAGGCTTCGCGCGCAAAATGGCTCTCGAACTGAGTAGACAAGACTTCCTTCTTGACTCCATCAACAGTGTAGTAAGAAGGGTAAATCCCTGTCATGTTATCTGTGATTTTTCCTGAAAAGGCAAGAACTAATTCAACTTGACCAGCCTCAGCCAATTCGATATGAAGAGCTTCATTGTCATGGTCAACTGTAAACGGACGAGCTTGACCCGCGACTTCTACTGAGGCGATTTCCAAATCCTTTTGGTGAAGGGAAATACGGTCACTCTGTGCTTGACCAGTAATGGTCACCTTACCAGAAAACGTTTTGGTCTCACGACTCAAGTCTAAAAATAAATCATAATGTTCAGGAACAAATTGCTTAATAAAATGTTCAACTGCTTGCATAGTTTTCTCCTATTCTAAGTTTAAGAGCTGCTACTCTTCTTCAAACAAACTTATTATATCATGTTTTGCTTGAGAAAAAAGGATTGGACGGTGATTTCCAAAACTTTCTTCCTTCCATCTGTCTACAGAGGGTAAACCTTGCGAAATTCTTCCAAAACAACTTTGCTGTCAGGTGTAAAAGCCAGCCCAACCTCTCTCAGCCACTCGGCGAAACAGTCTTCATGAACCTGACGCCAATAGGCTAGGGATTTATCACCTTCCCCTTCCTTAAAAGCATGTTCAGCAGAAACTTGATTGAAAGGCTGAACGGAAACCTTTGTAATTTCGACAATGCAGACAGCCCGATCTTGGCCATCTAAAATGACGTCAAATGTTCCTTCTCGTGGAAGTGGTTCGTTATCAACTGCATAAAGATCATAGGCTGAGGCGGTTGCTGTCTTTTCGCCTCTTAGAACTAGGTCTGCCAAGAGATCGGCTTCCACTCCAAAAGCCCAGGCATCTATCTCATCGCCGATAGAGGAGTTGATTTGCTTGTATGCTTTCCACATTTCTTGCGGTGTCATGGGTTGCTCCTTTGTAATTTTTTACTTACTTCTTTTATACGTTTGAGATGGTCTGGATGATCAATCTCTAAATTAAAAATCTCTGGAATAGAACTGTAGTGGATAATACATTTGATACCCATCTGATTCATTTTTTCTATGAAAGAGGCATTCAGATAGCCTGTTACAGCAAAGTCAATCTTTTTTATCCTTGCTTTATCCTGCATCTGTCTTAGCATATCTAACATTATTGGACTTTCCATATCATGCCATTGACTGTTTCTCACAGTCGCAAAAACAAAAGAAGTCAAATCATTCATTCCAACTACAATCTTTGAAATGCCTGTTTCCAATATCCTATCCAAGTCAAAATAAGCTGACGGTAATTCAATCATTGTGGCAATTTTCCCAGTAAAACCATGCTCACGCAATACTCTAATAGCTTGTTTTAATTGGTCGGCATCATTGACAAAAGGAAAGA includes the following:
- a CDS encoding sensor histidine kinase: MFNKLKKTWYADDFSYFIRNFGVFTLIFSAMTLIILQVMHSSLYTSVDEKLQALSSSPQAVIQLALNRATEEVKDIQPATADASKAEIKPNVSSNTEVLLFDKDFNQLLLGNRFLGLDKIKLDKKELNHIRQIQVVNSYGQEETYRMVLMETNSSTVSSNVKYAAVLINTSQLEQISQNHEHLIVVVMASFWLLSLIASVYLARVSVKPLLESMQKQKSFVENASHELRTPLAVLQNRLETLFRKPEATIMESSESIASSLEEVRNMRFLTTNLLNLARRDDGIKPEIAEVSPQFFKTTFANYELIASENDRVFDYENRVYRPFMTDQLLLKQLMTILFDNAIKYTEEDGKIEFVVHATDRHLYLTVTDNGIGISAADKKKIFDRFYRVDKARTRQKGGFGLGLSLAKQIVDALRGTISVKDNKPRGTIFEVKIAIQSPSKRKNK
- the ciaR gene encoding two-component system response regulator CiaR, with product MIKILLVEDDLGLSNSVFDFLDDFADVMQVFDGEEGLYEAESGVYDLILLDLMLPEKNGFQVLKELREKGITTPVLIMTAKESLDDKGHGFELGADDYLTKPFYLEELKMRIQALLKRSGKFNENTLTYGDIVVNLSTNEVKVEDTPVELLGKEFELLVYFLQNQNVILPKTQIFDRLWGFDSDTTISVVEVYVSKVRKKLKGTAFAENLQTLRSVGYILKDVQ
- a CDS encoding M1 family metallopeptidase: MQAVEHFIKQFVPEHYDLFLDLSRETKTFSGKVTITGQAQSDRISLHQKDLEIASVEVAGQARPFTVDHDNEALHIELAEAGQVELVLAFSGKITDNMTGIYPSYYTVDGVKKEVLSTQFESHFAREAFPCVDEPEAKATFDLSLRFDQAEGEVALSNMPEIDVENRKETGIWKFETTPRMSSYLLAFVAGDLQGVTAKTKNGTLVGVYSTKAHPLSNLDFSLDIAVRSIEFYEDYYGVKYPIPQSLHIALPDFSAGAMENWGLVTYREVYLVVDENSTFASRQQVALVVAHELAHQWFGNLVTMKWWDDLWLNESFANMMEYVCVDAIEPTWNIFEDFQTGGVPGALKRDATDGVQSVHVEVKHPDEINTLFDGAIVYAKGSRLMHMLRRWLGDADFAKGLHAYFEKHQYGNTIGRDLWNALGQASGRDVAAFMDSWLEQPGYPVLTVKVENDVLKISQKQFFIGEHEDKNRLWVVPLNSNWKGLPDTLETESIEIPGYAALLAENKGALRLNTENTAHYITDYQGDLLEAVLAELETLDNTSKLQIVQERRLLAEAGHISYADLLPVLDKLAKEESYLVVSAISQVISALERFIDEGTETEKAFNTLVAKLARHNYDRLGFEAKDGESDEDELVRQLTISMMIRSNDAEASQVASQIFAAHKDNLAGLPAAIRAQVLINEMKHHETKDLVATYLDLYTHATDAVFQRQLAAALAHSKGADNIQTLLATWKDKFVVKPQDLSSWYLQFLGHQATQETVWVWARENWDWIKAALGGDMSFDSFVIFPSHIFKTEERLAEYKAFFEPQLSDLALSRNIGMGIKDIAARVELINREKAAVEAVVAQYGKA
- a CDS encoding ASCH domain-containing protein: MTPQEMWKAYKQINSSIGDEIDAWAFGVEADLLADLVLRGEKTATASAYDLYAVDNEPLPREGTFDVILDGQDRAVCIVEITKVSVQPFNQVSAEHAFKEGEGDKSLAYWRQVHEDCFAEWLREVGLAFTPDSKVVLEEFRKVYPL
- a CDS encoding putative PEP-binding protein, with the protein product MNNQLALSGEKIVEKVHPKIFHHIGMIRGEYLLRELIQNILLPSCQQFVKDYLLNISSLYSDEEVWYRFSELTNEEANCLEGTKEYFDENHPLFGYRGTRRLLACPDEFQAEANVVTEVYQTNPNLSVIFPFVNDADQLKQAIRVLREHGFTGKIATMIELPSAYFDLDRILETGISKIVVGMNDLTSFVFATVRNSQWHDMESPIMLDMLRQMQDKARIKKIDFAVTGYLNASFIEKMNQMGIKCIIHYSSIPEIFNLEIDHPDHLKRIKEVSKKLQRSNP